In the genome of Paenibacillus sp. FSL R5-0766, one region contains:
- a CDS encoding DMT family transporter yields the protein MNGVQVNQGQATRRADIQMLLATVIWGSSYLFMKSGLESMQELNLVAFRFGIAFIAAGLLFHRRLFKMDRRTLVAGAIMGTALFAAFVFITYGVQRTTTSQAGFLISLAVIFVPILTTIQHRRMPDKRLTLSILVAVTGLGLLTLQHELSLHTGDILCILAALVYAIYIMIAGKFTPKHDPLTLGTVQLGVAAVWGIAATFMLETPRMPDTAESWAAILGLGVLCSGLGYILQTLAQRHASPTRTSLIFSLEPLFAAAFAFTFQGESLTLQGYAGAALMLVGVLITEIKLPQPIFWRRKRPVLQSELGDQGAPSV from the coding sequence ATGAATGGTGTACAGGTTAATCAAGGTCAGGCAACAAGAAGAGCGGACATACAGATGCTGCTCGCAACGGTCATATGGGGATCATCCTATCTGTTTATGAAATCGGGCCTGGAGTCCATGCAAGAATTGAATCTGGTCGCATTTCGTTTTGGAATTGCCTTTATTGCCGCAGGACTTCTTTTTCATCGGCGGTTGTTTAAGATGGATCGCAGAACACTTGTGGCAGGAGCGATTATGGGGACAGCTTTATTCGCTGCATTTGTATTCATCACCTATGGTGTGCAACGAACAACGACATCGCAGGCGGGATTCCTGATAAGTTTGGCCGTTATTTTTGTACCGATCCTAACGACCATCCAGCATCGTCGTATGCCAGACAAACGATTGACGCTCAGTATCCTGGTTGCAGTTACCGGGCTTGGCTTGTTGACGCTTCAACATGAGCTTAGTCTGCACACGGGAGATATTCTCTGTATACTAGCAGCACTTGTGTATGCCATCTATATCATGATTGCTGGCAAGTTCACACCGAAGCATGATCCATTAACATTAGGGACAGTTCAATTGGGTGTTGCGGCGGTGTGGGGAATTGCAGCTACATTTATGCTGGAGACGCCACGTATGCCCGATACGGCTGAATCCTGGGCAGCCATTCTCGGGTTAGGTGTTTTGTGTAGTGGCTTGGGGTATATTCTGCAGACACTCGCGCAGCGTCATGCCTCTCCTACAAGAACAAGTCTGATTTTTTCACTCGAACCACTATTTGCAGCGGCCTTTGCATTTACCTTTCAAGGAGAGTCGCTAACGTTGCAAGGGTATGCAGGAGCAGCTTTGATGTTGGTCGGTGTTCTGATCACAGAGATCAAACTTCCACAGCCTATCTTCTGGCGCAGAAAACGCCCGGTTTTACAGTCGGAACTCGGCGATCAGGGAGCACCAAGTGTATAA
- a CDS encoding LysR family transcriptional regulator yields MSLIKYEILNTVVEYGSLTKAAEALNITQSAVSHAIASLETECGFSLLHRGRSGVRVTAEGERILGYTREILRWTELMNQEISLIRGAEIGTVRIGTFASVSTQWLPGILKQFRLRHPGIEIKLWEGDYAEIEGWLAGGAIDLGFLSLGDSSPFETIPLQKDRMMCILPLDHPLASEESVSFDILLEQPFILPKWGGDNEIERLIRQHAAKLNVVYEVAEDQAIMAMVRNGLGISLLPEMVLQNHTDSLALVPLSGDPYRTIGMACPSLGNLSPATRRFIEEVQQWLGQAM; encoded by the coding sequence ATGTCACTGATCAAATACGAAATTTTGAATACCGTTGTAGAGTATGGCAGTCTCACCAAAGCAGCTGAAGCGCTGAATATCACCCAATCCGCAGTCAGCCATGCCATTGCAAGTCTGGAGACAGAATGTGGTTTTTCACTGCTTCATCGCGGCCGCTCCGGTGTGCGTGTTACCGCTGAAGGCGAACGCATTCTGGGATACACCCGTGAAATTCTGCGCTGGACGGAACTCATGAATCAGGAAATCTCCCTCATTCGCGGCGCGGAGATTGGTACCGTGCGTATTGGTACTTTCGCCAGTGTGTCCACACAGTGGTTGCCGGGCATTCTGAAACAATTTCGTCTACGTCATCCCGGAATTGAGATTAAGCTGTGGGAAGGTGATTATGCTGAGATTGAGGGCTGGTTAGCTGGAGGTGCCATCGATCTTGGATTTCTGTCCCTTGGCGATTCATCACCTTTTGAGACGATCCCATTACAAAAAGACAGGATGATGTGCATCCTGCCTCTGGATCATCCTCTCGCCTCAGAGGAGTCTGTTTCGTTTGATATTCTGCTGGAGCAACCCTTTATTCTGCCCAAGTGGGGCGGAGATAACGAGATAGAACGACTGATCCGGCAGCATGCAGCCAAGCTCAATGTTGTCTATGAAGTCGCAGAAGATCAAGCCATCATGGCGATGGTCCGTAATGGTCTTGGTATCAGCCTGCTTCCGGAAATGGTACTTCAAAATCATACTGATTCACTCGCGCTCGTTCCACTCTCTGGTGATCCTTATCGTACGATTGGCATGGCCTGTCCGTCTTTGGGCAATCTATCGCCAGCTACGCGCCGGTTCATTGAAGAGGTGCAACAGTGGCTCGGCCAGGCTATGTAA
- a CDS encoding S-layer homology domain-containing protein has product MNNRLKDITNQRIWKIALCGLLTLGSVAGYGSTVQAASVQQQFQDTHTSYAKDAITHLVAKGIAAGTSETTFEPKKAVTRAEFATFAVRLLGLKSVKNNINPYQDISMNAWYYGNVAAMTNLFILEGKGQGTFQPNASITREEAAALLVRMLKQQPVETSLLSSTYFDAADISDWARPYVQTVYQLGLMRGSGGVFRPHDQVTREEAAVMLDAILQKKTWSEQLQRGDELGIQLGWQYNSTTTEFKKQVEQSEVNTLVPRWFFLNSSMKVTDHADPALISWASATNRQLWPLLGNRSDSALTHQMLSSSVNRAAVISQVAAYVKTYKLDGINVDFENVDPADREGLTAFVTSLTATLHALGAVVSVDVSPDLGTDWTDAFDYAKLGAVSDYMVLMGYEEHWNGDPKAGSVASLPWVEKALDTMLSEVVRAKTILALPLYTRDWSSVNPATSSWDITLADQGMRAHATGSVRRWDASLVQYIIGYNSNGKPRYIWAEDSRSLSAKVLMSEQRQIAGLAYWYMGGETADVWNAISNASRFESYNF; this is encoded by the coding sequence GTGAATAATAGATTAAAAGACATAACGAACCAACGGATATGGAAAATAGCTTTATGCGGGTTATTAACACTTGGATCGGTGGCTGGATACGGCTCTACCGTTCAGGCTGCAAGCGTGCAGCAACAGTTTCAGGATACGCACACCAGTTACGCTAAGGATGCCATTACACATCTGGTGGCCAAAGGTATTGCTGCCGGTACGTCAGAGACTACGTTTGAACCGAAGAAAGCCGTTACTCGTGCAGAGTTTGCGACGTTTGCGGTTAGATTGCTAGGTTTGAAGTCCGTAAAAAATAATATAAATCCCTATCAGGATATAAGCATGAATGCTTGGTATTACGGCAACGTTGCCGCCATGACGAATCTTTTTATTTTGGAGGGTAAGGGTCAGGGAACTTTCCAGCCTAATGCTTCCATTACGCGTGAAGAAGCGGCTGCCCTTCTTGTGCGGATGTTAAAACAACAACCCGTAGAGACATCACTCTTATCTTCAACGTATTTTGACGCAGCGGATATCTCGGACTGGGCACGTCCTTATGTGCAGACAGTATATCAACTTGGACTAATGCGGGGAAGCGGAGGCGTGTTCCGACCACATGACCAGGTAACGCGGGAAGAAGCAGCCGTAATGCTTGATGCCATTTTACAAAAGAAAACATGGTCTGAGCAGTTACAACGTGGGGATGAACTTGGCATTCAGCTGGGCTGGCAATATAACTCCACTACAACTGAATTCAAGAAGCAAGTGGAACAATCTGAGGTCAATACACTTGTCCCACGCTGGTTTTTCCTGAACAGCAGTATGAAAGTAACAGATCACGCGGACCCTGCATTGATCTCCTGGGCATCCGCTACCAACAGACAACTATGGCCATTGCTTGGCAATCGTTCCGATTCGGCACTTACCCATCAGATGTTATCGAGTTCAGTCAACCGAGCAGCAGTGATCTCACAGGTAGCCGCTTATGTCAAAACTTATAAACTGGACGGCATTAATGTGGACTTCGAGAATGTTGATCCTGCGGATCGTGAAGGTCTGACGGCATTTGTCACCTCCTTGACGGCTACGTTGCACGCACTGGGTGCAGTTGTTTCTGTGGATGTATCGCCAGACCTGGGTACTGATTGGACGGATGCATTTGATTATGCCAAACTGGGCGCTGTATCGGATTATATGGTGCTGATGGGATACGAGGAACACTGGAACGGTGATCCAAAAGCAGGGTCTGTGGCCTCTCTTCCATGGGTGGAAAAAGCTTTGGATACCATGCTCTCCGAGGTGGTACGTGCCAAAACAATTTTGGCCCTTCCATTGTATACACGAGACTGGTCTTCCGTGAATCCAGCAACCAGCTCTTGGGACATTACACTGGCAGACCAGGGAATGCGTGCGCATGCTACGGGATCTGTAAGACGATGGGATGCAAGTCTGGTTCAATATATTATCGGGTACAACAGTAATGGTAAGCCAAGATATATATGGGCAGAGGATAGTCGTTCTTTATCAGCCAAAGTGTTAATGAGTGAGCAACGGCAAATTGCTGGACTGGCTTACTGGTATATGGGCGGCGAAACAGCGGATGTATGGAACGCGATTTCGAATGCATCGCGATTTGAATCGTATAACTTCTAA
- a CDS encoding nitroreductase family protein, producing MTTFFDALKNRRSYYGISKESTISDAKIQEIVEEAVKYTPTSFNSQTSRAVVLLGEQHDKLWNHTEEILREVVGNEEAFKSTAEKMTGFRSGYGTVLFFEDNNAIAQLQQNFAAYADNFPIWANQSNGMLQLVIWTALEQEGLGASLQHYNPLIDEKVKKEWSIPESWRLIAQMPFGKPTAAPGEKEFQPIEERVKVHK from the coding sequence ATGACGACTTTTTTTGATGCGTTGAAAAACAGAAGATCTTATTATGGAATCAGCAAGGAATCTACAATTTCGGATGCTAAAATCCAGGAAATCGTAGAAGAAGCGGTGAAATATACACCAACTTCCTTTAACTCACAAACATCCCGTGCCGTTGTATTGCTCGGTGAACAACATGATAAATTGTGGAATCACACAGAAGAAATTTTGCGTGAAGTGGTAGGTAATGAAGAAGCCTTCAAATCCACAGCAGAAAAAATGACTGGATTCCGCAGCGGATATGGTACGGTTCTCTTCTTCGAAGATAACAATGCGATCGCACAGCTTCAACAAAATTTTGCAGCTTATGCAGATAACTTCCCAATCTGGGCTAACCAATCCAACGGTATGTTGCAACTGGTAATCTGGACTGCTCTGGAACAAGAAGGTCTGGGTGCATCTTTGCAGCACTACAACCCGTTGATTGACGAGAAAGTGAAGAAAGAATGGAGCATTCCTGAGAGCTGGAGATTGATCGCTCAGATGCCATTTGGTAAACCAACGGCAGCACCGGGTGAGAAAGAATTCCAACCCATTGAAGAGCGCGTAAAAGTACACAAGTAA
- a CDS encoding NAD(P)/FAD-dependent oxidoreductase → MREVDCIIVGGGLAGLQAAIQLGRYSAHQVLVIDAGEGRSTLCRTYHNILGFPDGVSGEELRERGRMQAERTGVSFEKDRIVKAGRHGEKIQLFGTSGTEYRSKTVLLATGLTDRVPDIPGLTPTLGRTVYVCPDCDGYEIQDQRTVLLGSGEPGANMAMILIQRTNDLLYINHEQAPISAELHRSMKEAGVRYLEAAVQEVQQIEDGHITGVLTEDGQIFESERGFIAFGGNRVHYELAEQLGAVIADNKHVEADPRSLQAANNVWIAGDLGLHAEQATVAMGEGSIAAIWIHKALQQMTKDSR, encoded by the coding sequence ATGCGAGAGGTTGATTGCATAATTGTAGGTGGAGGGCTCGCAGGGCTTCAGGCAGCCATTCAGCTTGGACGTTATTCAGCTCATCAGGTGTTGGTAATCGACGCGGGAGAAGGCAGATCGACGTTGTGCCGGACTTATCATAATATCCTCGGTTTCCCCGATGGGGTATCCGGTGAAGAGCTTAGAGAACGAGGCAGGATGCAGGCAGAGCGGACCGGTGTATCTTTTGAGAAAGACCGTATTGTTAAAGCAGGACGTCATGGAGAGAAGATCCAATTGTTCGGTACTTCAGGAACTGAATATAGGAGCAAAACCGTGTTATTGGCAACGGGGCTCACGGATAGAGTTCCGGACATTCCGGGACTAACCCCTACGCTGGGTCGAACCGTGTATGTCTGCCCTGATTGTGATGGTTATGAGATTCAGGATCAACGTACGGTACTATTGGGATCTGGCGAACCAGGTGCCAATATGGCGATGATTTTAATTCAGCGTACGAATGATCTGTTATATATTAATCATGAGCAGGCTCCCATATCTGCAGAGCTGCATCGCAGCATGAAAGAGGCGGGAGTGCGTTATCTGGAAGCGGCTGTCCAGGAAGTGCAACAGATTGAGGATGGTCATATCACCGGTGTTCTGACCGAAGATGGTCAGATTTTTGAGTCGGAGCGTGGATTTATTGCATTTGGAGGCAATCGTGTACACTATGAACTGGCGGAGCAGCTTGGAGCTGTAATCGCAGATAACAAACATGTAGAAGCTGATCCACGTAGCTTGCAGGCAGCGAATAATGTATGGATAGCCGGGGATCTGGGCCTGCACGCTGAACAAGCAACCGTTGCGATGGGTGAAGGTTCCATTGCCGCGATCTGGATTCATAAGGCGTTACAGCAGATGACAAAAGATTCACGTTGA
- a CDS encoding DUF3243 domain-containing protein: MNEENHVIHKDGQVSTDKVDNAIEKIAPEEREQILQNFDAFKEYLGKRIAMGESIGLSEEQMAKIAEKVADYLAAREEPRNREEKLLQELWNVGKENERHMLAHMLVRLAQSSTPNH, translated from the coding sequence ATGAATGAAGAAAATCATGTAATCCATAAAGATGGCCAGGTTTCAACGGACAAGGTGGACAATGCAATCGAGAAGATTGCGCCGGAAGAAAGAGAACAGATTCTACAGAACTTTGATGCATTCAAAGAATACCTGGGTAAGCGAATTGCCATGGGAGAATCTATTGGACTAAGTGAGGAGCAGATGGCCAAAATTGCCGAGAAAGTAGCGGATTATCTGGCAGCTCGGGAGGAACCCCGGAATCGTGAAGAAAAACTGCTTCAGGAGTTGTGGAATGTCGGTAAGGAAAATGAACGTCACATGCTGGCTCATATGCTCGTTCGTTTGGCACAAAGCTCCACACCCAATCATTAA
- a CDS encoding LacI family DNA-binding transcriptional regulator: MAKRVTMQQIADAAGVSKFAVSRALTGKPGVSEHTREMIVRTAGQLGYFRTEPKRYPSETQISTEMKPEAERQGTILILFPNIRSQNRSSLYWGPVFDGISERLNEKGMDILTLTEPSSDRMFSVLNPDAISGVITVGTISTSVLLEIYRLRIPLVMVDHEDPAIYADSVFTDNMKCMKELVLMLVGKGYRKFQFAGQLPDAASFRERWLGYRTVLEEKQLEGEQQEGLLGPEYDEIRRSIAEMELEDIPEVFVCANDHTAVIVIQALQSRDIQVPERCAVTGFDNTQTDEPILASVHINKENLGTRAVDQLLWRIKHLDEPYERKLIYSELIIRDEYNASIE; this comes from the coding sequence ATGGCCAAAAGAGTAACGATGCAGCAAATTGCGGATGCTGCGGGGGTGTCCAAATTCGCAGTCTCCCGTGCGCTGACGGGCAAGCCTGGTGTGAGTGAGCATACACGCGAGATGATTGTCAGAACAGCGGGGCAGCTCGGATATTTCAGAACTGAGCCTAAGCGTTATCCGAGCGAGACACAGATATCAACGGAGATGAAGCCAGAAGCGGAGCGACAAGGCACGATATTGATTTTGTTTCCCAACATTCGTTCTCAGAATCGATCTTCCTTATACTGGGGTCCAGTGTTTGATGGCATTTCTGAGAGGCTGAATGAGAAGGGAATGGATATTCTAACGCTGACAGAACCCTCTTCAGATCGGATGTTCTCGGTCCTTAATCCCGACGCAATCAGCGGAGTCATTACCGTGGGCACCATCTCGACATCGGTATTGCTGGAGATTTATAGGCTGCGTATTCCGCTTGTCATGGTGGATCATGAAGACCCTGCCATATACGCTGACTCGGTTTTTACGGACAATATGAAATGTATGAAAGAACTGGTTCTGATGCTCGTTGGAAAAGGGTATAGAAAGTTCCAGTTTGCCGGGCAACTGCCCGATGCGGCAAGTTTTAGAGAACGCTGGCTTGGATATCGTACGGTGCTGGAAGAGAAGCAGTTGGAGGGGGAACAGCAAGAAGGGTTGCTGGGACCAGAGTATGATGAGATCCGGAGATCCATTGCTGAAATGGAGCTGGAGGATATCCCTGAAGTATTCGTGTGTGCAAATGACCATACAGCTGTCATTGTCATTCAGGCACTCCAAAGTCGAGACATTCAGGTGCCTGAACGCTGTGCTGTAACCGGATTTGACAATACGCAGACGGATGAACCCATTCTTGCTTCGGTACATATTAACAAAGAGAATCTGGGAACAAGAGCAGTAGATCAGCTGTTGTGGCGGATCAAACATCTGGATGAACCTTATGAACGCAAGCTGATCTATTCCGAATTAATTATTCGTGATGAATATAACGCCAGTATAGAGTAA
- a CDS encoding tetratricopeptide repeat protein encodes MSNLEQAVRWRQEGKVQEAIELLQEITVQEPENANVWYQLAWAHDSLGLERDAVPHYEKALSLGLSGEDRAGAILGLGSTYRTLGQYKQAKIWFETGMKEFPAYREFEVFYAMVLYNLGEHAEAMQRLLVQLADTSSDKRINDYNRAIRYYADQLDRVWE; translated from the coding sequence ATGAGTAATTTGGAACAGGCCGTGCGATGGAGACAAGAAGGTAAGGTGCAGGAAGCGATTGAACTACTGCAAGAGATTACAGTCCAGGAACCCGAGAATGCCAATGTCTGGTATCAGCTGGCTTGGGCGCATGATTCGCTTGGGTTAGAGCGGGATGCTGTCCCGCATTATGAGAAGGCACTAAGTCTTGGACTTTCTGGCGAGGACAGAGCAGGTGCAATACTTGGACTAGGCAGTACATATCGAACGCTTGGACAGTATAAGCAGGCGAAGATTTGGTTTGAAACGGGCATGAAAGAATTCCCGGCGTACCGGGAATTTGAAGTTTTCTATGCCATGGTGCTCTACAATCTGGGTGAACATGCAGAAGCGATGCAAAGACTGCTCGTGCAACTTGCGGACACATCAAGTGACAAGAGAATCAATGACTATAACAGAGCAATCCGTTACTACGCAGATCAGCTCGATCGGGTGTGGGAATAG
- a CDS encoding glycoside hydrolase family 2 protein: MSTIQSHVFQNWTFKACEDQEWMPAQVPGCVHTDLLKLGKIPDPFYGTNEKEVQWIDKIDWEYQTEFDVPETLFSQEHLELVFDGLDTYADVYVNEVHVLSADNMFRVWKADVKSVLKGKGNILRIRFRSPIQEDLPKLEKLGYALPASNDQSDVGGLGDKRVSIFARKAPYHYGWDWGPRFVTSGIWREARLEGWTQVRINDVYIQQNEVSATSASLTAVVEVETSQAVDTIIRIGADGQRWEKSVSLQPGTQTVEIPVSIDEPKLWWSRGLGDPHMYTFLTEVLQGERAVAESTVKTGLRSIRLVRDKDEAGASFYFELNGVAVFAKGANHIPNDSFITEITHERYRHEIVSAAESNMNMLRVWGGGIYEQDVFYELCDEYGILVWQDFMFACSMYPGDEAFLNSVRHEAIDNVKRLRNHPSIALWCGNNEIDSAWAHYVENGGWGWKKEFTAEQRESIWADYEAIFHDLLPEVVEAYAPGVDYWPSSPLVSLTGDETQHAHPSTAEGDIHYWGVWHNVEPFENYNVHVGRFMSEYGFQSFPEYKSVRTYAEEEDLALESEVMLAHQKNGAGNRLIKQYMDMYMHESKDFPSFLYMSQVLQAEAMKTAIEAHRRRKPFCMGTLYWQMNDCWPVASWAGMDYLGRWKALQYYAKRSFSDVLVSVDGTKEDTTDIYIISDQLQPVKGQLQIRLLGFDGTVHRDETHDVTLAPNTGDRVLSLRNTEWLEGHDTANTLLRLDLKQESAANIVQEHYFVPSKDLALQPANINVSGGADENGVHLVLESDVLAKQVWLSSDVEGVFSDNFFDLIPGIPVKVHFTSREGMQSNDVISNPGPIEVRSMIDFIRLT; the protein is encoded by the coding sequence ATGAGCACAATACAATCACATGTTTTTCAGAATTGGACGTTCAAGGCTTGCGAAGATCAAGAGTGGATGCCGGCTCAGGTGCCCGGCTGTGTGCATACAGATTTGCTGAAGCTGGGCAAGATTCCAGATCCTTTTTATGGAACAAACGAGAAGGAAGTACAATGGATTGATAAGATAGATTGGGAATATCAGACGGAATTTGACGTTCCCGAAACGTTGTTCTCGCAGGAACATCTGGAACTGGTGTTTGATGGTCTGGATACATATGCGGATGTGTATGTGAATGAGGTGCATGTGTTATCAGCAGATAATATGTTCCGAGTATGGAAGGCAGATGTAAAGTCTGTATTGAAGGGGAAAGGCAACATTCTCCGAATACGTTTTCGGTCTCCAATTCAGGAAGACCTGCCTAAGCTGGAGAAGCTCGGATATGCATTACCGGCATCGAATGATCAGTCCGATGTTGGTGGACTTGGCGACAAGAGAGTAAGTATTTTTGCACGTAAAGCCCCGTATCACTATGGTTGGGACTGGGGTCCGCGTTTTGTAACCAGTGGGATCTGGCGTGAAGCACGTCTTGAAGGTTGGACACAGGTACGAATCAATGATGTGTATATCCAGCAAAATGAAGTAAGCGCTACCTCAGCTTCATTAACTGCTGTTGTGGAAGTCGAGACATCACAAGCGGTAGATACGATTATTCGTATCGGCGCAGATGGACAAAGATGGGAAAAATCCGTATCGCTACAACCCGGAACTCAGACTGTGGAGATTCCAGTCTCCATTGATGAACCGAAACTGTGGTGGAGCCGTGGGCTTGGTGATCCGCATATGTACACCTTCCTTACCGAAGTGCTTCAAGGTGAGCGAGCTGTGGCTGAATCTACAGTGAAGACTGGGCTTCGTTCCATTCGCTTGGTACGTGACAAAGATGAAGCAGGAGCATCCTTTTACTTTGAACTAAATGGTGTTGCGGTCTTTGCCAAAGGGGCCAATCACATTCCGAATGATAGCTTCATCACTGAAATTACTCATGAACGTTATCGTCATGAGATCGTATCCGCAGCCGAATCCAATATGAATATGTTGCGTGTGTGGGGTGGCGGAATCTATGAGCAGGATGTGTTCTACGAACTGTGTGATGAATACGGAATCCTGGTATGGCAAGACTTCATGTTTGCATGCAGCATGTATCCAGGAGATGAAGCGTTCCTGAACAGTGTGAGACATGAAGCCATTGATAATGTGAAACGTCTGCGCAATCATCCAAGTATTGCACTCTGGTGTGGGAACAACGAGATTGATTCGGCATGGGCTCACTATGTTGAAAATGGTGGCTGGGGTTGGAAAAAGGAATTTACTGCCGAGCAGCGTGAAAGCATCTGGGCCGATTACGAAGCCATCTTCCATGATCTGCTGCCAGAAGTGGTTGAAGCGTATGCTCCAGGTGTGGATTACTGGCCTTCTTCACCACTGGTATCACTGACAGGGGATGAGACGCAACATGCGCACCCGTCCACAGCCGAAGGGGATATCCACTACTGGGGCGTGTGGCACAATGTAGAACCATTCGAAAACTACAACGTGCATGTGGGTCGTTTCATGAGTGAATACGGATTCCAGTCTTTCCCGGAGTACAAGTCAGTACGCACTTACGCAGAAGAAGAGGATCTGGCTCTGGAATCGGAAGTCATGCTGGCTCATCAAAAGAATGGGGCAGGTAATCGTCTGATCAAACAGTACATGGATATGTACATGCATGAATCGAAGGACTTCCCATCGTTCCTGTATATGAGCCAGGTGCTTCAAGCAGAAGCGATGAAGACAGCCATTGAAGCGCACCGTCGCCGCAAACCATTCTGCATGGGCACACTTTACTGGCAAATGAATGACTGCTGGCCGGTGGCTTCATGGGCAGGTATGGACTACCTTGGTCGTTGGAAAGCATTGCAATATTATGCGAAACGCAGCTTCAGCGATGTGTTGGTATCCGTAGATGGAACAAAAGAAGATACAACAGATATATATATCATCTCGGATCAATTACAACCTGTAAAAGGGCAGTTACAGATTCGTTTGCTCGGGTTCGATGGAACGGTGCATCGTGATGAAACACATGACGTGACCTTGGCACCTAATACAGGTGATCGAGTGCTGTCATTACGTAACACGGAATGGCTTGAAGGTCATGATACAGCTAACACGCTGCTGCGCCTGGATCTGAAACAGGAAAGTGCGGCGAATATCGTACAGGAACACTATTTTGTACCGTCCAAAGACCTTGCTCTGCAGCCTGCAAACATCAATGTAAGCGGGGGAGCGGATGAGAACGGCGTTCATCTGGTGCTGGAAAGTGATGTGCTTGCTAAACAGGTATGGCTATCTTCGGATGTGGAGGGTGTCTTCTCGGATAACTTCTTCGACCTGATTCCTGGCATTCCGGTGAAGGTGCACTTTACGTCCAGAGAGGGAATGCAGTCTAATGATGTGATATCAAATCCGGGACCGATCGAGGTTCGATCCATGATTGATTTTATTCGTTTGACCTAG
- the cyoE gene encoding heme o synthase produces the protein MLKDMIALTKPGLLRLNVFAVAVGFWVASKWDINWLSLLMVVIGSTLVIASACVINNYWDRELDQKMERTKKRMDYINHLKPGFVLGYGIILGVVGLAVLYLLVNPLSGWMALLGWFAYIVIYTMWLKRSSTWSTSLGGIAGAMPPVIGYTAVTNEIDAGAWLLFALLFLWQPPHFWSLGIRRVEEYRAAGFPLLPVVKGVKRTKFQMIPYVFLLLPAVFLLYYYDYVGLVFLIVSLVGGLIWFVHTLSGLKTQDDEKWAKVNFLISVNYLMLVFIVMVANTVWS, from the coding sequence ATGCTTAAAGACATGATTGCATTAACTAAGCCCGGACTACTAAGGTTAAATGTGTTTGCGGTGGCGGTAGGATTCTGGGTAGCTTCAAAATGGGATATCAACTGGTTATCTCTGCTCATGGTCGTGATTGGATCAACTTTGGTTATTGCTTCAGCTTGTGTTATCAACAATTATTGGGATCGTGAATTGGATCAAAAGATGGAGCGCACCAAAAAAAGGATGGATTACATTAACCATCTGAAGCCAGGGTTTGTACTTGGCTATGGCATTATCCTTGGTGTTGTGGGACTAGCAGTACTGTATCTCCTGGTGAATCCGTTATCAGGCTGGATGGCACTGCTTGGGTGGTTCGCTTACATCGTGATTTACACGATGTGGTTGAAACGCAGTTCAACGTGGAGCACGTCGCTCGGTGGAATTGCGGGAGCGATGCCGCCTGTCATCGGTTATACGGCTGTAACCAATGAGATTGATGCAGGTGCCTGGTTGCTGTTTGCACTATTATTCTTGTGGCAGCCACCACACTTCTGGTCATTGGGTATTCGCCGGGTAGAGGAGTATCGCGCTGCGGGCTTCCCGTTGTTGCCAGTGGTTAAAGGGGTGAAACGCACCAAGTTTCAGATGATTCCTTATGTTTTTCTGCTGCTTCCTGCTGTATTTCTGTTGTATTATTACGACTACGTTGGTCTGGTATTTCTGATTGTATCTCTGGTCGGTGGACTGATCTGGTTTGTGCATACACTTAGCGGACTGAAGACACAGGATGATGAGAAGTGGGCAAAAGTAAACTTTCTGATCTCGGTTAATTATCTCATGCTTGTATTTATTGTCATGGTAGCAAATACGGTATGGTCTTAA